In Hoplias malabaricus isolate fHopMal1 chromosome 6, fHopMal1.hap1, whole genome shotgun sequence, a single window of DNA contains:
- the LOC136700405 gene encoding probable thiopurine S-methyltransferase, with amino-acid sequence MEVQSDRVMALTEWEERWNQGRTGFHQSHVHRMLKNNIDKILCGRQQIRFFFPLCGKAVDMKWLADMGHIVVGVEYSEKGIKLFFEEQGLQYQEEPVPTIPGAKVFKSSDGKISIYQCDLYKFSSAIEGQFDGIWDRGSLVAINPCDRPKYATLIKSLMKKDCRYLLDTLEYNPELHQGPPFFVPEEAVKSLYGEACDIELLQAEDGFEERHKAWGIDSLLEKVYLLTLKAN; translated from the exons ATGGAGGTCCAGTCAGACAGAGTGATGGCACTGACAGAATGGGAGGAGAGGTGGAATCAGGGAAGGACTGGCTTCCACCAGTCTCatgtccacag AATGCTGAAGAACAATATTGACAAAATCCTATGTGGGCGACAGCAGATTCGCTTTTTCTTCCCTCTCTGTGGTAAAGCTGTAGACATGAAATG GCTGGCAGACATGGGTCACATAGTTGTCGGCGTGGAATACTCAGAGAAAGGCATCAAGCTGTTTTTTGAAGAACAAGGACTGCAGTACCAAGAAGAGCCGGTGCCAACTATACCTGGAGCCAAAGTGTTCAAG AGTTCAGATGGAAAGATCTCCATCTATCAGTGTGATTTATACAAGTTCTCCAG TGCTATAGAGGGTCAGTTTGATGGGATTTGGGATAGAGGTTCTCTAGTGGCTATAAACCCATGTGACCGGCCCAA GTATGCCACTCTCATCAAGTCCTTAATGAAAAAGGATTGTAGATACCTGCTAGACACACTAGAATACAACCCTGAACTCCACCAAG GTCCACCGTTTTTTGTGCCTGAAGAAGCTGTAAAAAGTTTATACG GTGAAGCTTGTGACATTGAGCTGCTGCAGGCAGAAGATGGCTTTGAAGAAAGACATAAAGCATGGGGAATAGATTCACTTCTAGAGAAAGTATATCTTCTGACTTTAAAAGCTAACTGA
- the LOC136700404 gene encoding protein phosphatase 1 regulatory subunit 36 isoform X1 yields the protein MAEVQSLKEKQKLLKETITLPSPGKWSWNDQTQTLEFTGFDACVEIKEKKKKTSSSYQESFRRHLQKISQSNTSARGGQCVLRKTVGAAELNAYKTSVEHSQQETVSIEHVKQVAISLMQENEAIPIPLGFMDLLKSKEMHDFLAHLLLYLFCHLKRKALEERPKTLMAEQSLTERQLMAEMSVKVELAKKHLALCYSSLVLGVGLPQHHHMACGRSNVSSTHRDRHLYECLYSFFSYVAWVTFERKDLNGIQTEIGRLFRSDTFNPALRVEEEEPEQEKKEPEVTQTNGQSEPKEARQCVPVNRKPQRQPAQSSIVTQRSPLMVSLLPSTKEKASHLFQKSCGHKMQPAKVRETEILMEELRQQLASLSFGIIGKSLRHFKYTTLMPHGAKDEGEEGDTEDNGDEDKNENVLEHEAHVVGNKNYLMGRRTDTAGKHSSFSRANASRGTSRATTEVLSSDTE from the exons ATGGCAGAAGTGCAGAGTTTAAAGGAGAAGCAGAAACTACTGAAGGAAACG ATAACTCTACCTTCTCCTGGAAAATGGAGCTGGAATGATCAGACTCAAACCCTGGAGTTCACTGG TTTTGATGCATGTGTAGAGattaaagagaagaaaaagaagacatCATCTTCATACCAAGAGTCTTTCAGGAGGCATCTACAAAA GATCTCACAAAGCAATACTTCAGCCAGAGGGGGGCAGTGTGTCCTGAGGAAAACTGTGGGAGCTGCTGAGCTGAATGCCTATAAGACGTCTGTCGAACACTCACAGCAGGAGACTGTTTCTATTGAGCATGTTAAAC AGGTGGCAATCTCTTTGATGCAGGAAAATGAAGCAATACCAATTCCACTTGGCTTTATGGATTTGTTAAA AAGTAAAGAAATGCATGATTTCCTGGCCCATCTCTTGCTGTACTTGTTTTGTCACTTGAAGAGGAAAGCTCTGGAAGAGAGGCCCAAAACCCTCATGGC GGAGCAAAGTTTGACGGAGAGGCAGCTGATGGCAGAGATGAGTGTTAAAGTGGAGCTTGCCAAAAAGCACCTGGCCTTATGTTACTCCAGTCTGGTGCTGGGGGTAGGTCTGCCTCAACATCATCACATGGCCTGTGGCAG GAGTAATGTGTCATCCACTCACAGGGACAGACATCTGTATGAG TGTCTGTACAGCTTCTTTAGCTATGTGGCATGGGTTACCTTTGAAAGGAAAGACCTGAATGGGATCCAGACTGAGATTGGCCGCTTGTTTCGATCTGACACATTTAATCCAGCCCTGAGGGTTGAAGAGGAGGAGCCAGAGCAAGAAAAGAAGGAGCCGGAGGTCACCCAGACAAATGGTCAGTCTGAGCCCAAGGAGGCCAGACAATGTGTCCCTGTCAACAG GAAGCCTCAGCGACAGCCAGCCCAGAGCAGTATTGTGACCCAGCGCTCACCCCTTATGGTATCTCTTCTTCCTTCCACGAAAGAAAAAGCCTCTCATTTGTTCCAGAAGTCTTGTGGACATAAAATGCAGCCAGCTAaagtcagagagacagagatactgATGGAGGAACTCAGGCAACAGCTAGCTTCTCTCAG CTTTGGTATAATTGGAAAGTCTCTGAGGCATTTCAAGTATACTACACTCATGCCTCATGGAGCAAAGGATGAGGGTGAAGAGGGAGACACAGAAGACAATGGTGATGaagataaaaatgaaaatgtactgGAGCATGAAGCACATGTTGTAGGCAACAAGAACTACTTAATGGGTCGCCGAACTGACACGGCAGGCAAGCACAGCAGCTTTAGTCGCGCTAATGCTTCCAGAGGGACTTCCAGAGCCACCACCGAAGTGCTTTCATCAGACACTGAGTGA
- the LOC136700404 gene encoding protein phosphatase 1 regulatory subunit 36 isoform X2, giving the protein MIRLKPWSSLEIKEKKKKTSSSYQESFRRHLQKISQSNTSARGGQCVLRKTVGAAELNAYKTSVEHSQQETVSIEHVKQVAISLMQENEAIPIPLGFMDLLKSKEMHDFLAHLLLYLFCHLKRKALEERPKTLMAEQSLTERQLMAEMSVKVELAKKHLALCYSSLVLGVGLPQHHHMACGRSNVSSTHRDRHLYECLYSFFSYVAWVTFERKDLNGIQTEIGRLFRSDTFNPALRVEEEEPEQEKKEPEVTQTNGQSEPKEARQCVPVNRKPQRQPAQSSIVTQRSPLMVSLLPSTKEKASHLFQKSCGHKMQPAKVRETEILMEELRQQLASLSFGIIGKSLRHFKYTTLMPHGAKDEGEEGDTEDNGDEDKNENVLEHEAHVVGNKNYLMGRRTDTAGKHSSFSRANASRGTSRATTEVLSSDTE; this is encoded by the exons ATGATCAGACTCAAACCCTGGAGTTCACTGG AGattaaagagaagaaaaagaagacatCATCTTCATACCAAGAGTCTTTCAGGAGGCATCTACAAAA GATCTCACAAAGCAATACTTCAGCCAGAGGGGGGCAGTGTGTCCTGAGGAAAACTGTGGGAGCTGCTGAGCTGAATGCCTATAAGACGTCTGTCGAACACTCACAGCAGGAGACTGTTTCTATTGAGCATGTTAAAC AGGTGGCAATCTCTTTGATGCAGGAAAATGAAGCAATACCAATTCCACTTGGCTTTATGGATTTGTTAAA AAGTAAAGAAATGCATGATTTCCTGGCCCATCTCTTGCTGTACTTGTTTTGTCACTTGAAGAGGAAAGCTCTGGAAGAGAGGCCCAAAACCCTCATGGC GGAGCAAAGTTTGACGGAGAGGCAGCTGATGGCAGAGATGAGTGTTAAAGTGGAGCTTGCCAAAAAGCACCTGGCCTTATGTTACTCCAGTCTGGTGCTGGGGGTAGGTCTGCCTCAACATCATCACATGGCCTGTGGCAG GAGTAATGTGTCATCCACTCACAGGGACAGACATCTGTATGAG TGTCTGTACAGCTTCTTTAGCTATGTGGCATGGGTTACCTTTGAAAGGAAAGACCTGAATGGGATCCAGACTGAGATTGGCCGCTTGTTTCGATCTGACACATTTAATCCAGCCCTGAGGGTTGAAGAGGAGGAGCCAGAGCAAGAAAAGAAGGAGCCGGAGGTCACCCAGACAAATGGTCAGTCTGAGCCCAAGGAGGCCAGACAATGTGTCCCTGTCAACAG GAAGCCTCAGCGACAGCCAGCCCAGAGCAGTATTGTGACCCAGCGCTCACCCCTTATGGTATCTCTTCTTCCTTCCACGAAAGAAAAAGCCTCTCATTTGTTCCAGAAGTCTTGTGGACATAAAATGCAGCCAGCTAaagtcagagagacagagatactgATGGAGGAACTCAGGCAACAGCTAGCTTCTCTCAG CTTTGGTATAATTGGAAAGTCTCTGAGGCATTTCAAGTATACTACACTCATGCCTCATGGAGCAAAGGATGAGGGTGAAGAGGGAGACACAGAAGACAATGGTGATGaagataaaaatgaaaatgtactgGAGCATGAAGCACATGTTGTAGGCAACAAGAACTACTTAATGGGTCGCCGAACTGACACGGCAGGCAAGCACAGCAGCTTTAGTCGCGCTAATGCTTCCAGAGGGACTTCCAGAGCCACCACCGAAGTGCTTTCATCAGACACTGAGTGA